In Scophthalmus maximus strain ysfricsl-2021 chromosome 5, ASM2237912v1, whole genome shotgun sequence, a single window of DNA contains:
- the nsun4 gene encoding 5-methylcytosine rRNA methyltransferase NSUN4 isoform X1 has product MMALLLDTRLLLRRVQDLRSLTPRRHRVKDKWAATRPKYPPTSLALQHFDATYSVQLGQLWPSVRVALLSERKYGALLNNFSSDDDVLADLRAKGCSDFINDTDTEAQLGLKQDSESVVQEESKEDAVKKSDVDGQQLSPLKLSPNIKCAVFPRGDITRFKPARPDMYRLLGYYLLDAASVLPCLALNVQEGHYVLDLCAAPGGKALAILQAQAIRFLCVNDTSASRTTRLRQVLHSYVPKEFLNEKNLRITSFDGTKWGEIETNTFDRVLVDVPCTTDRHSLTEDDNNIFNKTRTGERRRLPQVQLELLLAGIQAACPGGEIMYSTCTLSQIQNLRVVEQAIHLAKEKHNITLEVVDLRPLTHMFRKTFHFAPTLHLGEMVIPHLAANFGPIYMCKLRRLT; this is encoded by the exons ATGATGGCGCTGCTCTTGGACACCAGACTGCTGTTGAGGAGAGTTCAAGATCTGAGGAGTCTGACGCCCAGGCGACACCGGGTGAAAGACAAATGG GCTGCTACACGTCCCAAATACCCCCCCACCAGTCTGGCCCTGCAGCACTTTGATGCCACCTACAGTGTCCAGCTGGGGCAGCTGTGGCCATCAGTGAGGGTCGCCCTGCTCTCCGAGAGAAAGTATGGAGCCCTGCTCAACAATTTCTCCAGTGATGACGATGTCCTGGCAGACCTACGAGCCAAGGGATGCAGCGACTTTATCaacgacacagacacagagg CTCAGCTAGGCTTGAAGCAAGACTCTGAGTCTGTGGTGCAGGAGGAATCAAAGGAGGATGCTGTGAAGAAATCTGATGTTGACGGTCAGCAGCTGTCTCCCCTAAAACTGAGTCCTAACATTAAGTGTGCAGTGTTTCCAAGAGGGGATATCACACGATTCAAGCCTGCCAG ACCAGACATGTACAGGTTGTTGGGCTACTACCTGCTGGACGCGGCTTCTGTGCTGCCTTGTCTTGCACTGAATGTTCAAGAGGGTCATTATGTTCTTGACCTCTGTGCTGCTCCAGGAGGCAAGGCGCTGGCTATTCTTCAGGCCCAGGCTATCA GGTTTTTATGTGTAAATGATACCTCTGCGTCTCGGACAACACGACTGAGACAGGTCCTACACAGCTACGTTCCCAAGGAGTTCTTGAACGAAAAGAACCTACGCATCACTTCTTTTGATGGCACCAAGTGGGGGGAAATCGAAACAAACACTTTCGACAGA GTGCTCGTTGACGTTCCCTGCACCACCGACAGACATTCACTAACGGAGGACGACAACAACATATTCAATAAGACCAGGactggagagagacggaggctgCCACAAGtacagctggagctgctgtt GGCGGGAATCCAAGCAGCATGTCCAGGTGGGGAGATCATGTACTCCACCTGCACGCTCTCTCAGATCCAGAACCTGCGTGTGGTGGAACAGGCCATCCACCTGGCAAAAGAGAAGCATAACATCACCCTTGAg GTTGTCGATCTGCGACCCCTCACACACATGTTCAGGAAAACCTTTCACTTCGCCCCCACTCTCCACCTGGGTGAGATGGTCATCCCACATTTAGCCGCTAACTTCGGGCCAATCTACATGTGCAAGCTGAGGAGGCTGACGTAG
- the LOC118311083 gene encoding cytochrome b-c1 complex subunit 6, mitochondrial → MVFEKNMLTHGDPDDEEEEAPAEEEEEEEEEEDMVDPLETIRAKCEQTEHCVHYKERLEACESRVSSRSSTEEECTEELFDFLHARDHCVAHELFHKVK, encoded by the exons ATGGTTTTCGAGAAGAACATGCTCACGCACGGCGACCCCGACGACGAG gaggaagaggcgcctgctgaggaggaggaagaggaggaagaagaggaagacatgGTG GACCCTCTAGAAACGATCCGAGCCAAGTGTGAGCAGACTGAGCACTGTGTGCACTATAAGGAGCGTCTGGAGGCCTGCGAGTCGCGGGTGAGCTCCAGGTCCAGCACGGAGGAGGAGTGCACTGAAGAGCTCTTTGACTTCCTGCACGCACGGGACCACTGT GTAGCACACGAGCTGTTCCACAAGGTGAAATGA
- the pif1 gene encoding ATP-dependent DNA helicase PIF1 isoform X1 — protein MFAEEDGAQLQCCVTVEQLNSSGQATRRQVLRKASVILGRNEFQEILLRVHDGKVPQSYQLREFKLFTKFARDGKCTVKLLPENIQVLLSNCPPDRLGLFLKTLSIKHQAWQSGKPLSHREKLNAGLPRSFEAISPLQQKDIQKVNEMRSKVAPSGLAERTNKTTAARPGQQVKRSRADSNFSPVKMNPSKKPILSLPSRKLNKEQAAVLGAVLSGKNVFFTGSAGTGKSFLLKRIMGSLPPKSTFSTASTGVAACHIGGTTLHNFAGIGSGSAPLEQCIELAQRPAVLQHWTTCRHLIIDEVSMVEAQFFDKLESVARSVRRSTQPFGGIQLIICGDFLQLPPVSKGKEKASFCFQARSWRKVIQVNMELTEVRRQTDQSFISLLQAVRVGRVTEEVTAKLLKSAYHHIEKDGILATRLCTHKDDVELTNENKLQQLPGSVRVFEAHDSDTALVKTIDVHSPVSRLIQLKVGAQVMLTKNLDVSRGLVNGARGVVVAFDSGKHGLPRVRFLCGVTEVLKPERWVFKSSGGIHLSRQQLPLKLAWAISIHKSQGMTLDCVEISLARVFESGQAYVALSRARSLEGLRVMDFDPRVVRADPDVLLFYKKLRKERLLMQASMDDFVANNKENSWCWKWKISIPALIK, from the exons ATGTTTGCAGAGGAGGACGGGGCCCAGCTGCAGTGCTGTGTGACGGTGGAGCAGCTCAACTCCTCCGGCCAGGCCACCCGGCGGCAGGTCCTCCGGAAAGCCTCCGTCATCCTGGGCCGCAATGAGTTCCAGGAGATTCTCCTGCGGGTCCACGACGGGAAAGTCCCGCAAAGTTACCAGCTGAGAGAGTTCAAACTCTTCACCAAGTTCGCCAGAGATGGCAAGTGCACCGTCAAGCTGCTCCCGGAAAACATCCAGGTGCTCCTCTCCAACTGCCCCCCGGACCGGCTGGGCCTCTTCCTCAAGACCCTGAGCATCAAACACCAGGCCTGGCAGAGCGGCAAGCCCCTGAGCCACAGGGAGAAGCTCAACGCCGGCCTGCCCCGCAGCTTCGAGGCCATCAGCCCCCTGCAGCAAAAAGACATCCAGAAAGTCAATGAGATGAGAAGTAAAGTGGCTCCCAGCGGGCTGGCAGAGCGCACCAATAAGACGACCGCAGCAAGACCAGGACAGCAGGTCAAGAGGTCAAGGGCTGACAGTAACTTTAGTCCG GTGAAGATGAATCCGAGTAAGAAGCCCATCCTGTCTCTGCCGTCACGCAAACTGAATAAAGAACAAGCCGCTGTTCTCGGTGCAGTGCTGAGCGGCAAGAATGTCTTCTTCACTGGAAGTGCCG gcaCAGGAAAGTCGTTCTTACTCAAAAGAATCATGGGATCTCTTCCTCCAAAAAGCACCTTTAGCACAGCCAGTACAGGGGTGGCTGCATGTCACATTGGAGGAACAACATTGCACAACTTCgcag GTATCGGCTCGGGCTCTGCCCCCCTGGAGCAGTGCATCGAGCTGGCTCAGAGGCCCGCGGTGCTGCAGCACTGGACTACCTGTCGACACCTCATCATCGATGAGGTCTCCATGGTGGAGGCGCAGTTCTTTGACAAGCTTGAGTCGGTTGCCag GTCGGTGCGGAGGTCTACTCAGCCGTTTGGAGGCATCCAGCTGATCATATGTGGCGACTTCCTTCAGCTGCCTCCCGTCTctaaaggaaaagagaaagccAGCTTCTGCTTCCAG GCCAGGAGTTGGCGTAAGGTCATCCAGGTCAACATGGAGCTGACGGAAGTGCGAAGGCAAACGGACCAGTCCTTCATCTCCCTGCTGCAGGCAGTGAGAGTGGGCAg GGTGACCGAGGAAGTCACCGCTAAGCTTCTGAAAAGCGCTTACCACCACATAGAGAAGGACGGTATTCTAGCAACCAGGCTGTGCACACACAAGGACGACGTGGAGCTCACAAATGAGAACAAACTCCAGCAGCTGCCAG GTTCAGTGCGGGTGTTTGAGGCACACGACAGTGACACGGCCCTGGTGAAGACGATAGATGTTCACAGCCCCGTCAGCAGACTGATCCAACTCAAAGTGGGAGCTCAG GTCATGCTGACAAAAAACCTGGATGTTTCTCGAGGTCTGGTGAATGGAGCGCGAGGGGTTGTTGTAGCTTTTGATTCTGGAAAACATG GGCTCCCGCGTGTGCGTTTCCTGTGCGGCGTGACAGAGGTGCTTAAACCAGAGCGCTGGGTTTTTAAGTCCAGTGGTGGGATCCACCTGAGTCGACAGCAGCTGCCCCTCAAACTGGCCTGGGCCATCTCCATCCACAAGAGCCAG gGAATGACACTGGACTGTGTGGAAATCTCTCTGGCACGCGTGTTTGAGAGCGGCCAGGCTTACGTGGCCTTGTCCCGTGCTCGGAGCCTGGAGGGTCTGAGGGTAATGGACTTTGACCCCCGAGTGGTGCGGGCAGATCCAGATGTTCTCCTCTTCTACAAGAAACTGAGGAAGGAGAGGCTGCTCATGCAG GCCTCCATGGATGATTTTGTTgccaacaacaaagaaaactcTTG GTGTTGGAAGTGGAAAATATCTATTCCTGCCTTAATCAAGTAG
- the pif1 gene encoding ATP-dependent DNA helicase PIF1 isoform X2, whose translation MFAEEDGAQLQCCVTVEQLNSSGQATRRQVLRKASVILGRNEFQEILLRVHDGKVPQSYQLREFKLFTKFARDGKCTVKLLPENIQVLLSNCPPDRLGLFLKTLSIKHQAWQSGKPLSHREKLNAGLPRSFEAISPLQQKDIQKVNEMRSKVAPSGLAERTNKTTAARPGQQVKRSRADSNFSPVKMNPSKKPILSLPSRKLNKEQAAVLGAVLSGKNVFFTGSAGTGKSFLLKRIMGSLPPKSTFSTASTGVAACHIGGTTLHNFAGIGSGSAPLEQCIELAQRPAVLQHWTTCRHLIIDEVSMVEAQFFDKLESVARSVRRSTQPFGGIQLIICGDFLQLPPVSKGKEKASFCFQARSWRKVIQVNMELTEVRRQTDQSFISLLQAVRVGRVTEEVTAKLLKSAYHHIEKDGILATRLCTHKDDVELTNENKLQQLPGSVRVFEAHDSDTALVKTIDVHSPVSRLIQLKVGAQVMLTKNLDVSRGLVNGARGVVVAFDSGKHGLPRVRFLCGVTEVLKPERWVFKSSGGIHLSRQQLPLKLAWAISIHKSQGMTLDCVEISLARVFESGQAYVALSRARSLEGLRVMDFDPRVVRADPDVLLFYKKLRKERLLMQASMDDFVANNKENSW comes from the exons ATGTTTGCAGAGGAGGACGGGGCCCAGCTGCAGTGCTGTGTGACGGTGGAGCAGCTCAACTCCTCCGGCCAGGCCACCCGGCGGCAGGTCCTCCGGAAAGCCTCCGTCATCCTGGGCCGCAATGAGTTCCAGGAGATTCTCCTGCGGGTCCACGACGGGAAAGTCCCGCAAAGTTACCAGCTGAGAGAGTTCAAACTCTTCACCAAGTTCGCCAGAGATGGCAAGTGCACCGTCAAGCTGCTCCCGGAAAACATCCAGGTGCTCCTCTCCAACTGCCCCCCGGACCGGCTGGGCCTCTTCCTCAAGACCCTGAGCATCAAACACCAGGCCTGGCAGAGCGGCAAGCCCCTGAGCCACAGGGAGAAGCTCAACGCCGGCCTGCCCCGCAGCTTCGAGGCCATCAGCCCCCTGCAGCAAAAAGACATCCAGAAAGTCAATGAGATGAGAAGTAAAGTGGCTCCCAGCGGGCTGGCAGAGCGCACCAATAAGACGACCGCAGCAAGACCAGGACAGCAGGTCAAGAGGTCAAGGGCTGACAGTAACTTTAGTCCG GTGAAGATGAATCCGAGTAAGAAGCCCATCCTGTCTCTGCCGTCACGCAAACTGAATAAAGAACAAGCCGCTGTTCTCGGTGCAGTGCTGAGCGGCAAGAATGTCTTCTTCACTGGAAGTGCCG gcaCAGGAAAGTCGTTCTTACTCAAAAGAATCATGGGATCTCTTCCTCCAAAAAGCACCTTTAGCACAGCCAGTACAGGGGTGGCTGCATGTCACATTGGAGGAACAACATTGCACAACTTCgcag GTATCGGCTCGGGCTCTGCCCCCCTGGAGCAGTGCATCGAGCTGGCTCAGAGGCCCGCGGTGCTGCAGCACTGGACTACCTGTCGACACCTCATCATCGATGAGGTCTCCATGGTGGAGGCGCAGTTCTTTGACAAGCTTGAGTCGGTTGCCag GTCGGTGCGGAGGTCTACTCAGCCGTTTGGAGGCATCCAGCTGATCATATGTGGCGACTTCCTTCAGCTGCCTCCCGTCTctaaaggaaaagagaaagccAGCTTCTGCTTCCAG GCCAGGAGTTGGCGTAAGGTCATCCAGGTCAACATGGAGCTGACGGAAGTGCGAAGGCAAACGGACCAGTCCTTCATCTCCCTGCTGCAGGCAGTGAGAGTGGGCAg GGTGACCGAGGAAGTCACCGCTAAGCTTCTGAAAAGCGCTTACCACCACATAGAGAAGGACGGTATTCTAGCAACCAGGCTGTGCACACACAAGGACGACGTGGAGCTCACAAATGAGAACAAACTCCAGCAGCTGCCAG GTTCAGTGCGGGTGTTTGAGGCACACGACAGTGACACGGCCCTGGTGAAGACGATAGATGTTCACAGCCCCGTCAGCAGACTGATCCAACTCAAAGTGGGAGCTCAG GTCATGCTGACAAAAAACCTGGATGTTTCTCGAGGTCTGGTGAATGGAGCGCGAGGGGTTGTTGTAGCTTTTGATTCTGGAAAACATG GGCTCCCGCGTGTGCGTTTCCTGTGCGGCGTGACAGAGGTGCTTAAACCAGAGCGCTGGGTTTTTAAGTCCAGTGGTGGGATCCACCTGAGTCGACAGCAGCTGCCCCTCAAACTGGCCTGGGCCATCTCCATCCACAAGAGCCAG gGAATGACACTGGACTGTGTGGAAATCTCTCTGGCACGCGTGTTTGAGAGCGGCCAGGCTTACGTGGCCTTGTCCCGTGCTCGGAGCCTGGAGGGTCTGAGGGTAATGGACTTTGACCCCCGAGTGGTGCGGGCAGATCCAGATGTTCTCCTCTTCTACAAGAAACTGAGGAAGGAGAGGCTGCTCATGCAG GCCTCCATGGATGATTTTGTTgccaacaacaaagaaaactcTTGGTGA